The DNA region GGACGCGGAGCGGGGCGGGTCCGTCGAGCGTCGGTACTTCGATGTCCGCGCCGAGCGCGGCCTGAGTCATGGAGATCGTCGCCCGGCAGTGCAGGTTGCGCCCCTCGAGTGTGAAGACCGGATGGCGGGCGAGCCGCAGATCGACGTACAAGTCGCCGCGCTGCCCGCCGCGCATGCCGGCCTCGCCCTCGCCGGAGAGGCGCAGGCGGGTGCCGTCCTCGACGCCGGCGGGGATCGCGACCGTGATCTCCCGCTTCGCTTCGAGGCGGCCGCGGCCGCGGCACTCGCGGCACGGCTTGCGGATGACCTTGCCGGCGCCGCCGCACTGAGGGCACGTGGTGATCTGCTGGAACGAGCCGAACGGTGTCTCGCGACTGTACCGGACCTGGCCGGCGCCGCGGCAGGTGGAGCACGTTTCGGGAGCGCTGCCCTTCTCGGCGCCGGTGCCGAAGCAGACGGCGCAGGTCTCCTCGCGGACCAGGCCGATCGTCCGCTCCCCGCCGCGGGCCGCGTCCTCCAGCGTGATCTCCAGGGCGACGCGAAGATCGCTGCCGCGCTCGGGGCCCGGCTCCCCCGGCCGCGCGCCCGCCCCCATCTGCCCGAAGAAAGCGTCGAAAAGATCCTCGAACGGGCCGGCGCCGAAGGGGCCGCCGCGTCCGTCGGGACGCCCGGCCGCGACAACGTCGCCGCGATCGTACCGCGCCCGCCGCTCGGGATCCCCGAGGACCTGGTAGGCTTCGTTGATGTTCTTGAACCGGTCCGCGGCGGCCGGATCTCGACTCACGTCGGGATGATGCTCGCGGGCCAGCTGGCGAAACGCGCGCTTGATCTCGTCCTGGGAGGCGCCCCGAGGCACCCCGAGCACGTGATAGTAGTCGGTCCGAGGCATCGGAGCGGGTTAGAGGCGGTCGAGCGCTTCGCCCAGCGTGTCGGCGAGAAACCGGACGAGCGAGATCGTCCGGCCGTACCGCATCCGGGTGGGCCCCACGATCGCGAGCTCCCCGGCCGGCCGGCCGCCGACGT from bacterium includes:
- the dnaJ gene encoding molecular chaperone DnaJ; this translates as MPRTDYYHVLGVPRGASQDEIKRAFRQLAREHHPDVSRDPAAADRFKNINEAYQVLGDPERRARYDRGDVVAAGRPDGRGGPFGAGPFEDLFDAFFGQMGAGARPGEPGPERGSDLRVALEITLEDAARGGERTIGLVREETCAVCFGTGAEKGSAPETCSTCRGAGQVRYSRETPFGSFQQITTCPQCGGAGKVIRKPCRECRGRGRLEAKREITVAIPAGVEDGTRLRLSGEGEAGMRGGQRGDLYVDLRLARHPVFTLEGRNLHCRATISMTQAALGADIEVPTLDGPAPLRVPAGAQPGATLVLTGKGMPRARGGGRGDLIVHLGVAIPTRLTAEQAAALAEFGRLLGEAPPARRPSAGRKKTLFGKLRVQDS